In Mugil cephalus isolate CIBA_MC_2020 chromosome 19, CIBA_Mcephalus_1.1, whole genome shotgun sequence, the genomic stretch ATCCCCGTCTTCTATTCTTTGTCCCCTGTCCTCTGaaccctgtcccctgtcctctgttTGTTCCCTGTCGTCTGCTCTTTGTCCCCTGTCCTCTGATCCCTGTCCTCTGAACCCTATCCCCGTCTTCTATTCTTtgtcccctgtcctctgttTGTTCCCCGTCTTCTAATCTTTGTCCCCTGTCCTCTGaaccctgtcccctgtcctctaaTCACTGTCCCCTGTCCCCGCTTCGTGTCCTCTAATCTCTGTCCCCTCTCCAATCCCTGTCATCTgacccctgtcctctgtccGTTGTTCCTCTGACCCCTGTCCTCTCACCACTGTCCCCGTTCTCTaatctctgtcctctgtcctctgatctCTGACCCCTGTCCCTTTgacccctgtcccctgtccctcTGACCCCTGTCCTCTGTTCTCTAGGCGTCGTCCTGAAGAGTTTGACGTCCATGGAGGCAGGAAGAGGCTTCGAGCCGATGCTCCTCCAGATCTGATCCAGAGAGCAggttgatgatgatgacagttgTTATTTCGTCTTCTCCCTGAGGGACGAGTTCACGTCTCTAACCAACATTTGTACTTTCAGGCTTCATCCAGGACCTGAGGAACCAGCCAGTGGACAGGTGGGCGGAGCTCCCGAACCTTTGTCCAGGGCCTTAATAGGGGCTAGGCCGAAACCTTAGTGATCACATTCTGTGACCTACATAGAGGAATatcccataaagcattgcaaaaAGTAGTGACCATCCAATGGCCACTCAACGTGTGGTGGATATCCCACCATGCATTGCTTCTCTAGCagctgaaaagtaaaaacagacatGTCCCCAGGAGAAAGCGACCAGCAGCTTCCCTGTTAATGgctgttagctgctgttagctgtcGTTAGCGGCCGTTAGCTGTCGCTAGTGGCCGTTTGTTGTCGCTCGTGGCTGTTTGTTGTCGTCAGTGGCCGTTAGTTGTTGCTAGTGGCTGTTAGTGGCTGGTAGTTGTCATTAGCTGCCGTTAGCTGCCATTAGTTACCATTAGTTAGTGGCTGTTAGCTGTCGCTAGTGGCCTTTAGTTGTCGCTAGTGGCCGTTAGCTGTTGCTAGTGGCCGTTAGCTGTCAATAGTGGCCGTTAGCTGTCGCTAGTGACCGTTAGCTGTCGCTAGTGGCCGTCAGTTGTATTTAGTTGTCGTTAGCTCAGTTGCCACTCTGAATAGACCCACTGTGAAAACCCTGAACAGATGCATTTCTATGAAGTTGTCCTTTAATCAGATCAGATGCAATAATCACAAAGTTCACGCAGTTCTGACAATCAAACTTCAAAGTCTGTTGCATTTCCAGGCGATTCTCCAGCGTCAGACGCGATGTTTTCCTCAACGGGGTGAGTCAGCTGTTAGCAGTGTCCAGCATGTTAGCAGTGTTAGCATGTTACCAGTTTCCAGGTGttgactgttgtgttttctgttccagTCCTACGACTACATGAGGGATTATCATCACAGTGTCGGCCCCCCAGGCCCCTGGCAGACTCTGGTATGGctctgttagcatgttagccttTCATAAAGGTTATtcaaacaagatggccgcctctgATGATGTTCTGTGTTTTGGGAGCAGGCGACGTATCCCGGCGTTGAGCagcaacccccccaccaccccccataCTACCACCACAGtcaccccccgcccccccctcacCAGGcctaccaccaccaccctgcCCTTCCCCCACATGAGGCTCCGCCCCCTCGCTTCAGAGACAAGCAGCGGGTGCCGCCGCATCGCGCCTTCGCCTCCAGCCCGGTCAGTTCACGTCTGTGATGTCATTGCTCTTCACTCATCTCATTGGTTGTTGGTTCTCATCGTCTTTTCTCCCTTGATGCAGCACGACTACGACATGCGAGTGGACGACTTCCTGCGGCGGACGCAGGCCGTCGTTAGCAGCCGGCGAGAACGAGAACGGCAGCGCGAACGAGAGCGTGGCGTCCCTCGCCgcgacagggagagagagagggggcggGACcgagaacgagagagagagagagacaaggagaGGGGGCGGTACCGCAGGTGACCTCCTGATGTCACCTCCTGTCCACgtgggcttttatttttgaatttttgaatctatttcctgtttgtgttgaaaattatgaataaaaaaacgatcttgatgacatcatcagctgctttgtttcatgtgatgacatcatcatcagctgcttttattttgacctaTCAGTGAGTGTGATCTGTGGTTACCAACATGATATGTCATTGGATAAACGAGAAGTCAcatgacaggaaacagaaaaacaatcattcattcttttattgtgaaaggtGATACGCCCTGTTTTCAgaataaaggagaaaaatatctgaataatcATTAAAAcgctgacatttattttgaaagaacatctgcttcctgtttgtattTCCCACTTTGACTGTTGTTACCACGGTGACGACCCGTctgttttcagaataaaagcttgCATTCTCATTCAGTAGTGCTTTATTTTCTGATGTCTCCGTTGTGTTGATGCTACACATGTTCTCACCTGGAAACACCAGGACATGTTTaagacacaatgaaaacacctaatcttctgtcctcctcttcacctGTAAACTGAGACCAGACAAAGACCCGGTCCAGGTCCAGGCTGCTCAGTTTCAGTTGAGTTTACTCCCAATAAAACCCGATCGAACTATTCACTGgagtttaatttgaaaatgcTCCCGCACTCCTGCAGTTGCGACTCTTATTTTGGAACCTCCTGCGGTACTTCCGCTAGCTTAACGCCGTGATAACGGAGAAACCGATTCCTCTGGTCCCGGTTCTGCCGGTAAACGGCCTCAAATGAGAGCAAGGAGGACTTAACGGAGACCGGGGCCCGCGGGGTTTCGCCAAGGTAACAGGGACCGATCCATGCCCCGTGTTAACGGGTCCACACTCTCCAAAGCGGCTAGCCGCAGCTAACCGAGGTTAGCAGAGGCTAGCCAGGGCTAAGCGAGGGTAGCCGCTGCTAACGGAGGCTAGCAGAGGCTAAACTATTCAATTCTATTTGTAAagcgtcaataacaacacaaattataTCAAAAGTCTTTACAAACTCTGGTCTGAAACTTCCAGAGCAGCGTgaaggaaaaactccttttaaCTGGAataaacctggagcagaaccagaacaGATGTAGAACCTGATGATGGTCCAGAAACCAGACGTAGAACCTGATGATGTGGAGTGAGGACTTCGAGAGGCCCAGGAGTCTGGGCAGGTTAATGAGAGCAGGActacagatgtagtttatgtaGCTCCAcaggtcacaaacacacaactccacaagaagatggaggaggagagttaGCATGCTGCTAACATGCTACACAGGAGTAGCACCAAGCTACATTTATACAAACGTTGGTTcggggaggagagggatgggGAGAGAATACAGGACTGAGCTCAgacaggagaggacatgtcctcagtgcatcgtccccctgcagcctcggcctatagcagcatcactaagggatggttaagtccagctctaactataagcttggtctaaaaggaaagtcttagtcctgaccttaaacgtagagactgtgtctgcctccagaacccaaactgggagctggttccacaggagaggagcctgatagctgaaggttctacctcccattctacttttagaacctctaggaaccacaagcagacctgcacttagagatggtagtgatctgttgggacagtctggttctatgaggtctttcagatatgatggagctcggcctttcagggccttgtatgtaaggaggaggattttaaattcaattctagattttaaaggagccaatgaagagaagctaatactggagtaatatgatctctcttgctaattcctgtcagtgctcttgctgcagcgttttgaatcagttggaggctttttaaagagtacttggagccagacagtaacgagttacagaAACTAATTAAAGTTGAACCGTTTCCTTTTGTCAAAGCTCGTTTCATTCTCGCTccagtaaatataaataaacagaataaacattGATtattatctctctctctctccagtctTCACTATGCTCTCTCGCCCCCTAATGGTGAATGAGAGTGACTATAGTGGGCggggtgtgttggaggaggctCCGCCCCCTGTCTTGCCACTGGCTCCCGACGGCTGCGATGACAGCGAATCACAAACAGGTTTGTTTGTctggtgttttaatttgtttacatgttgaCACAGAAGGTGACcactgttctctcctcctcctcctcctcctcttacagTCTGTTTTACTTCTAGTACTCCTGtcatttctccctctccttctcctcctcctcctcctccctccatcccctccctcactcctcctccttccatctcttcctctcctcctctcccctgctGCCCCtgttcctccctccttcctcgcCTCCTCTTGGCCCACCAACTGGAGGTGCGGCGCCTCCTTCGAGGAGCTTTGTCCTCCCTCGGCCGTCGCCTGGACTCTCTGGaaaggaggagcaggatgacaaggaggaagaggagcaggtgggagggaggagggggaggtgcctgttcctcctctgttgAATCcacggcctcctcctcctcaggatCCCCggccttcacctcctcctccgccactCTTCATGTCACCTCCTCTTTGTCATCATCATTGGACAGAGAGGAGtgtcctcctttttcctccctgGCCTCGccacagcagaggagagggaggctgggggaggaggtgaagaggaggaggaggaagaggaggaaccgtgcaggaggaggaggtgaagcagaggaggaagaggaggggaggttTGTAGGGAGAATGGTGGTCTCgttcagaggaggaggggaggaggcgCCACTCATTCTGCACAACTtcaaccacagaagaagagaggagggacgAACAgggagccaatcagagaaggcCATTGTCAGGAAGAACGGTTACCAAGCAACACACCTGCTACAGAGGTGAGGTCCTTGTATAgacccttcatggcctacgtcaccgtgacgttagctgtgacgttagctgtggcgttagctgtgacgttagctgtgatattagctgtgacgttagcgtgacgttagctgtgacgttagctgtgatattagctgtgacgttagctgtgacgttagctgtgacgttagctgtgacattagctgtgacgttagctgtgatATTAGCTGTGACATTAGCTGTGACGTCACCGTGACGTTAGCGTGACGTTAGCTGTGATAttagctgtgacgttagctgtgacGTCACCGTGACGTCAGCGTGACGTTAGCTGTGATATTAGCTGTGATAttagctgtgacgttagctgtgacgttagctgtgatATTAGCTGTGACAttagctgtgacgttagctgtgatgttagctgtgacgttagctgtgacgttagctgtggCATTAGCTGTGATATTAGCTGTGGCGTTAGCTGTGGCGTTAGCTGTGATGTTAGCTGTGATAttagctgtgacgttagctgtgacattagctgtgacgttagctgtgacgttagctgtgacgttagctgtgacATTAGCTGTGACAttagctgtgacgttagctgtgacgttagctgtgacgttagctgtgatattagctgtgacgttagctgtgacgttagctgtgatattagctgtgacgttagctgtgacgttagctgtgatattcgctgtgacgttagctgtgacgttagctgtgacGTCACCGTGACGTTAGCGTGACGTTAGCTGTGATAttagctgtgacgttagctgtgacgttagctgtgatATTAGCTGTGACAttagctgtgacgttagctgtgatgttagctgtgacgttagctgtgacgttagctgtggCGTTAGCTGTGATATTAGCTGTGATATTAGCTGTGGCGTTAGCTGTGGCGttagctgtgacgttagctgtgacgttagctgtgacgttagctgtgatattagctgtgacgttagttgtgacgttagctgtgacgttagctgtgatattagctgtgacgttagctgtgacgttagctgtgatgttagctgtgacgttagctgtgatattagctgtgacgttagctgtgacattagctgtgacgttagctgtgatgttagctgtgacgttagctgtgacgttagctgtgacgttagctgtgatattagctgtgacgttagctgtgacgttagctgtgacgttagctgtgatattagctgtgacgttagctgtgacgttagctgtgacgttagctgtgatattagctgtgacgttagctgtgacgttagctgtgatattagctgtgacgttagctgtggCGTTAGCTGTGGCGTTAGCTGtggcgttagctggaggcaacacTCACTGTCGACGGGAAAATGTCGTCTTGAGTCAAAGCAAAAATCAGAAGCAGCTTGAAGTTTTGCCGCTGGCTGTCGTAGACGACTCGGGTTTGGCCTTGGAGATTAAACGGTTGGAGACACAGTCGTcaacgtgcacacttcatatcagataagattaatttGTATTGCATCATCGGTTTCAGCCAGATAACACGGGTCAGAATAAACTGTGACTGGAGTTACATAAgcgttaatgccaggtccattATCAGAAGTGAATGGATGATGTGGCGTGAACCTCTGTGAAGTcttttaatttcagataatggacacgTCGAAGGGCATTAACccgcttataccatggtcacttaataaataaataaatattaatatgttaatgttgttttttagttgATTTAGAAGTGTCATCAGGTAATTTAACCGGAACGTCTTCATGAGTGTCCATTAAATGTTCACcccacagccaatcagaatccaGGATTCACCCGGACCATGGTATAAGtaaaattaatcattatttgggggattcttgttacatgttaatgctaatgctaacgcaaCTGGGGGCgtccaagctgaagttgctttactacgtttccctccacagtggttccacttacttatcttatatatcttatatctttgttggagacgcttcacttgataaagacagagtGTAGGGGATGGTGAATATAGTCTCATGGTCTCATGGTCTCTGGGAGTGAATGGACGTTGTCCTCGTCCatttttgccaaaacagtctgttgaaatatgctaaccagcgtttacaggctttagtgtttaagatgttttgcctccagctaagccccgcccttcAAAAaatgtgaaggggtctataataATTTGGTTGTCTTATGTTTTTGTCCATGTCCAGTTCCTCTTCCCACAATGCCTTGCAGATCCTTGGATCAGAGCGGAGTTTTCAGACCAGCAGCTCATCAAAAGTCTGGTGTTTTCCTGATGTGACCCCgccccccttcctctcctccaatCACACGGCTTTCCGCCCGTTCTTTGGTTCCTCTTCATCCTTTAGCCCCGCCCCCATGCTGCGCCTCTCAGtcgttgccatggagatggtgTTGGACTCAGTGAGGGGCGGAGCTTGTTGGAGTCCCCTTCGGCCCTTGAAAGACTGGACGGCTCCGCCCAGTCTAAGCAGCGACCACTGGTTGGTGAAATTTAAATCTAGCTCCTTGTTACCATGACGATCTGACTACATGCATGACATTAACATGTTCTCACGTTCTGTTCTCACAGTTACGTACGACCGCCTGCACTGAGGTAACACACCTTCACtcacaaaatatttattttttaaatgatttattcttttaactctttaactctGTCGTAGCTCTGCCTTTTCCGCCCGGCGACAGCAGAAGCAGCGGGCCAATCACAGCGCTCGACACCGCCTTCCCTGGAGACGCCCCCTGCCCCTCCCTGAAAGTTCAGCCAATGAGCTGCCGGCCGGCCTGGCTGCCGGCCAATCAGCAGCAGGTTCAGAGTTCCTCAGCGGGACCAGAGAGGTCTGTGGTTCCTCTGAGTCCACTACCTGGTCCTGCCCAGTATTTGCTCCTGACTCCACTCTGCCTTCTTTCCAGGCTGGGAAACGGGTGTCACAGATCCGAATCCGCCGGGCGTCACCGCGAGAAACGCTGCTCACGCCCATGGGGCTGCCGAAGGTCaaaaggtgaggaggaggtggcatcAGGACATCAGATGTGAATGTTTTCAAACGCTTCAACGCTTCTGTCAACGGTTTCAGGCTCAAGAAGAAGGAATTCAGTCTGGAGGAGATTTACACCAACAAGAACTACAAGTCCCCCACCTCCAACAGGTGAGGACTACAAATCCCACACTCACACAGGTGTGACCCAGAACCAGGACCCAGACTAGaagtgtctgtgtttacatggaccaATGGCTGCGTTTGTCCTTCAGGAGTTTGGAGACCATCTTTGAGGAGCCGCGGGAGAAGGACGGGGCGCTGCTCCTGATTGGCCAGCAGAGGAGGCGCCGACTCCTCCTATTCCCTGATTTCACTCAGcccaggaagaggaagaggccgCAAGGTACGCTGGGAAATGTAGTTCACATGGGCAGACAGTTTGGTTCAGACTTTCATCTTCTGTTGGTCTCTGTATTTAGGGGTGGGACTTCCTGTTGCCATGGTACCCAGGAAACGCATGGCGGGCCGGCGGCATTGCCATGGCAACGGCTGTGGCGATGATGAGGCAGACCTGGACGTGATGCTGGTGGAACGACTGAGCGCGCTCGAAGACTTCCTGACACGACAGGGCCTGGACGTGTGAACgctgatgtcacttcctgtcagctGACTCACAGCCCAACCAACACAGCTGCTAGCATTCCCGCCAGAAACTGGCTCACGTGGCgggtctttatttttattttttacggtTTCTGAGGTTGAAATGaggatatttaaaatataaaaacagttttgacactaacacacacacacacactgtagtaGTTTATccacaaacacttaaaaaccatctggacttgtagagtttagAGGAGACGGTTCATCTGAGCATCTTCCTCAGTTCTAACACACTGGTGGTTTAGACCCACCAGAAACTAACTGGACTagtttctggtctggtctgtgaaggacaaaggacGTCTTCCTTTGAGAAGACaggagtaaaggaagacatCTACACTATATCTCTGGCCTCCAGTCAGGTCCGTCTCTaacagctccagctcctcctgaagGTTTTCCTCAGGTTTAGAAGCTCATCAGTGATGTAGGAGGAGAAGGTCTGGTTCACAGTCCACATCTACTTCATCCCAGGGGGGTTCTATGGGGGTCAGGACTCTGGGAGGCCAGTCCAGTTCCTCCTCATCAGGTCTTCATGGACCTGGCTTTGTCTCTGGTTCTCAGTCACAGTGGAACAGGAAGGGGGTCGTCCCCAAACTGGTCCCACTAAGTTGGAAGCTTGGAATTGTCCAGAATGTCTTCAAAGTTCCTCTGACTGGAACTAAGGGACCAAGTCCAGCTCCTGAACAACCAGCCCCCCACCCaaaaccccccctccaccaaactccACCAAACTCCACCAAACTCCACCAAACTCCACCCTTGGCCCGGTGCAGTCAGACCAGCAGCGTTCTCCTGGGAACCTCCAGACCCAGACTGGTCCATCAGGCttccagagaacgtctccactgctctagagtccagtggagCTGCA encodes the following:
- the wu:fi75a02 gene encoding uncharacterized protein wu:fi75a02, which translates into the protein MLSRPLMVNESDYSGRGVLEEAPPPVLPLAPDGCDDSESQTVCFTSSTPVISPSPSPPPPPPSIPSLTPPPSISSSPPLPCCPCSSLLPRLLLAHQLEVRRLLRGALSSLGRRLDSLERRSRMTRRKRSRWEGGGGGACSSSVESTASSSSGSPAFTSSSATLHVTSSLSSSLDREECPPFSSLASPQQRRGRLGEEVKRRRRKRRNRAGGGGEAEEEEEGRFVGRMVVSFRGGGEEAPLILHNFNHRRREEGRTGSQSEKAIVRKNGYQATHLLQSSSSHNALQILGSERSFQTSSSSKVWCFPDVTPPPFLSSNHTAFRPFFGSSSSFSPAPMLRLSVVAMEMVLDSVRGGACWSPLRPLKDWTAPPSLSSDHCYVRPPALSSAFSARRQQKQRANHSARHRLPWRRPLPLPESSANELPAGLAAGQSAAGSEFLSGTREAGKRVSQIRIRRASPRETLLTPMGLPKVKRLKKKEFSLEEIYTNKNYKSPTSNRSLETIFEEPREKDGALLLIGQQRRRRLLLFPDFTQPRKRKRPQGVGLPVAMVPRKRMAGRRHCHGNGCGDDEADLDVMLVERLSALEDFLTRQGLDV